From Anaerohalosphaera lusitana, one genomic window encodes:
- a CDS encoding cache domain-containing protein: MTDIKRFIAGMPLHYKLFCAYTMIFASIWLVSTALVYAMAYRTISARVDSELSNTTTALRNLVETCASTAIKNTLKASAQRNREMISSIYAKALKGEISMEQAKAQCTEILLSQKIGSTGYLYCVDSKGIVQVHPFPGVLGRDVSEYNFIKQQIKKKQGYIEYDWRNPGDPAARPKALYMTYFEPWDWIISASSYRSEFLDLVNVDDFRDTVLALNFGKSGYSFVVDVDGNMIIHPKTKGNFSDTDSIKTILREKEGTMRYKWQNPDEHRPREKIVCFMPIPEYGWFVGSSGYVDEMYAPISRIRNVLVITFITGVAAIIALSLWLSSIITKPLSSLTDRVVKACGEEKPECDLEQRNEIRKLTDCFNCFVVKIEDYQSKLKESLAQKEEAMHQLSITNEELEEIVFASSHDLRSPLVSLAGFSHELEVSCGKLQEMISNTHCD, translated from the coding sequence ATGACTGATATCAAGAGGTTCATTGCAGGAATGCCCTTGCATTATAAGCTTTTTTGCGCCTACACCATGATCTTTGCCTCCATCTGGCTTGTAAGCACAGCCTTAGTCTACGCAATGGCTTATAGAACGATCTCCGCAAGGGTGGACAGCGAACTGTCAAACACAACCACCGCGCTTCGAAACCTGGTTGAAACATGTGCCTCGACCGCCATAAAGAACACCTTAAAGGCAAGTGCCCAACGCAACCGCGAGATGATTAGCAGCATCTACGCAAAGGCTCTCAAGGGAGAGATCTCCATGGAGCAGGCAAAAGCTCAATGCACCGAAATATTGCTCTCCCAGAAGATAGGCTCAACTGGGTATCTCTATTGCGTGGACAGCAAAGGCATCGTCCAGGTGCATCCGTTCCCCGGCGTTCTAGGCCGAGATGTCTCAGAATACAATTTCATAAAGCAGCAGATCAAGAAGAAACAGGGTTACATCGAATATGACTGGAGGAACCCTGGTGATCCCGCGGCACGCCCAAAGGCTCTCTATATGACATACTTTGAACCGTGGGACTGGATTATTTCAGCATCCTCATACCGAAGTGAGTTCCTCGATCTGGTCAATGTCGATGATTTTCGAGACACAGTTCTCGCACTCAATTTTGGCAAGAGCGGCTACTCATTTGTGGTCGATGTAGACGGCAACATGATAATTCACCCTAAGACCAAAGGAAACTTCTCCGACACCGACTCAATAAAGACCATCCTCCGCGAAAAAGAAGGCACAATGCGATATAAATGGCAAAACCCTGACGAGCACCGGCCACGTGAAAAAATTGTCTGCTTTATGCCCATACCTGAATATGGCTGGTTTGTCGGCTCAAGCGGATATGTGGACGAAATGTACGCCCCCATTAGCAGAATACGAAACGTTCTGGTCATCACCTTTATAACCGGGGTCGCCGCCATAATTGCATTGTCCTTGTGGCTCAGCTCGATCATTACAAAACCTCTCAGCAGCCTTACGGACCGTGTTGTCAAGGCATGTGGCGAAGAAAAACCCGAATGTGACCTCGAACAACGTAACGAAATACGAAAACTAACGGACTGCTTCAACTGTTTTGTCGTTAAGATAGAGGATTATCAATCTAAACTAAAAGAATCACTGGCCCAAAAAGAGGAAGCGATGCATCAACTTTCTATAACCAACGAGGAACTGGAAGAGATTGTGTTTGCCAGCTCACACGACCTGCGATCCCCGCTTGTCAGCCTGGCAGGGTTCAGCCATGAGCTCGAAGTTTCCTGCGGAAAGTTGCAGGAAATGATAAGTAATACGCATTGCGATTAA
- a CDS encoding DUF4962 domain-containing protein, with product MGVKGLRKMYVAAIVTLIGLQAIAAQDKSTRDDILAGLKADHPRTMLTNDRLAELKDMAQTDTVLQDYVSEVISRADRYMDSPKLEHKLRGPRLLHISRDCMNRVHNLALAYRWTGETKYADKAIDNMLTVCDFPDWNPSHFLDTAEMSNAVGTGYDWLYHYMDEKTRKKIRSGLIKLGLDPAIELYDKDKAWWTKSAFNWNQVCNGGLTVGALAVADTHPQKAEQIIKKAVETFPLALRTYSPDGAWGEGPGYWHYATMYTVFGLASMQTALGTDFGLTNIEGLDDSALFPIYTTGPTGIYVNFADAGERSRRRPMACMFWLAGKYDRQLYYNAEHKEVQKGRADPGHVMWYAPQKPTDEKVSLDKHFDGKVPVITMRSAWEDPDALFLSIKTGYNQVNHGHLDLGNFEIEALGLRWARDLGRDDYNLPGYWNSRKGGTRWTYYRLNSLSHSVPLLAGEGQDPTGKAHFIDVELNCDQPCAVLDMSSAYSDHAKRVRRGIALPNGRKGPVLIQDEYYIPNDKPTDVVWAMTTDADIKLNGSEATLTLKGEKMIARIISPSNAAFSKESAAQQPPEKDNKGVSRLLVKLDQPSGKTTIAVSLAPVWPEGPPPQIKKIMPLSRW from the coding sequence ATGGGCGTTAAAGGGTTACGAAAAATGTACGTCGCAGCCATTGTTACTTTGATCGGCCTCCAGGCAATCGCCGCACAGGACAAATCCACCAGAGACGACATCCTCGCCGGCCTCAAAGCCGATCATCCCCGCACCATGCTCACCAACGACCGACTGGCCGAACTCAAAGACATGGCCCAAACCGACACCGTACTGCAGGACTACGTCAGCGAAGTTATCTCGCGTGCCGACCGTTACATGGACAGCCCCAAACTCGAACACAAACTCCGCGGACCCAGGCTCCTCCACATCAGCCGCGACTGCATGAACCGCGTGCACAACCTCGCCCTCGCCTACCGCTGGACGGGCGAAACAAAGTACGCCGACAAAGCGATCGACAACATGCTAACCGTCTGCGACTTCCCCGACTGGAATCCCTCGCACTTCCTCGACACCGCCGAAATGTCCAACGCCGTCGGCACCGGCTACGACTGGCTCTACCATTACATGGACGAGAAGACCCGCAAAAAGATCCGCTCAGGATTAATAAAGCTCGGCCTCGATCCCGCCATCGAACTATATGACAAAGACAAGGCCTGGTGGACAAAGTCCGCCTTCAACTGGAACCAGGTCTGCAACGGCGGCCTAACCGTAGGCGCCCTCGCCGTCGCCGACACCCATCCCCAAAAAGCCGAACAGATCATCAAGAAAGCCGTCGAAACCTTCCCTCTCGCCCTCAGAACCTACAGCCCCGACGGAGCATGGGGCGAAGGACCCGGCTACTGGCACTACGCGACCATGTACACCGTCTTCGGCCTCGCCTCCATGCAGACCGCGCTCGGCACCGATTTCGGCCTGACCAACATCGAAGGTCTCGACGACTCCGCACTGTTCCCCATATACACAACCGGACCAACCGGCATATACGTCAACTTCGCCGACGCCGGAGAACGCAGCAGACGCCGTCCCATGGCTTGCATGTTCTGGCTCGCTGGCAAATACGACCGACAACTGTATTACAACGCCGAACACAAAGAAGTGCAAAAAGGTCGTGCCGACCCCGGCCACGTCATGTGGTACGCACCTCAAAAACCCACCGACGAAAAAGTCAGCCTCGACAAGCACTTCGACGGCAAGGTCCCCGTCATCACCATGCGAAGCGCCTGGGAAGACCCCGACGCTCTCTTCCTCAGCATCAAGACCGGCTACAACCAGGTCAACCACGGACACCTCGACCTGGGCAATTTTGAAATAGAAGCACTAGGCCTACGCTGGGCCCGCGACCTCGGCCGTGATGACTACAACCTCCCGGGCTACTGGAACAGCCGAAAAGGAGGAACCCGATGGACCTACTACAGACTCAACAGCCTCAGCCACTCCGTCCCCCTCCTCGCCGGCGAAGGGCAGGACCCAACAGGCAAGGCACATTTCATCGACGTTGAACTCAACTGCGACCAGCCCTGCGCGGTACTCGACATGTCCTCCGCATACAGCGACCACGCAAAACGCGTCCGCCGCGGCATCGCCCTGCCCAACGGCCGAAAGGGCCCCGTACTCATCCAGGACGAATACTACATCCCCAACGATAAGCCGACAGATGTAGTCTGGGCAATGACCACCGACGCCGACATCAAACTCAACGGCAGCGAAGCGACCCTCACACTCAAAGGCGAAAAGATGATCGCGCGCATCATATCGCCCTCAAATGCTGCCTTCTCAAAAGAGTCCGCCGCCCAGCAGCCCCCAGAAAAAGATAACAAAGGCGTAAGCAGACTCCTCGTAAAACTCGACCAACCAAGCGGCAAAACCACCATCGCCGTCTCACTCGCACCAGTCTGGCCCGAAGGCCCCCCGCCTCAAATAAAGAAGATCATGCCGCTCTCCAGATGGTAA
- a CDS encoding PQQ-binding-like beta-propeller repeat protein translates to MRVRVLFAVMVFVCVSWGGVLAAESAESQTDYSGDQVFAEPTGEGASLLEGYFECSPYTIDKICMDTTTSTQNYRSGYAFRIAEDVDKFVLSNGSEIERTSGNSILNRVFFDSVDVDGPTITYHMRSTGHFYSISVFSEEHQIVGFSLHFAGPMKLVATEGSTTGTLSGELFVYDDNVNNYSGNRFHYLSAPKGSRIPISLDFTVLYGEKFTADLFDSNFVYKVSNIEVDCDDVIEYPALDGVRIIGPAVVPEDSCIEYRPFAIYANNAISPISGKAQWSCSDSGVGGFNKPDMLATYPLDTTVETTISASYCAGEANRTGELSVTCVPKDEGPTNTSWPMYQANPKHNSYLPVTIDVQSMQELWTTRIGTRGYINRITAADGRVYTSRQGERLDIVDGTTGAVLWSEFFSQNQGSFPSYANGIVYEQIGNSSSDTWLVAYDAKSGENIFKSPHGAQWQNYYAPTPYDGYVYLNGGTYGGCISFDATTGERQWFAELPMYDQWTPAVDGSFVYAYLGDTPSYEAGLYVLDRESGLLAYRIKDPDFFSYAREMYCAPVLGGDGNVFGLDRFISDTVSRIVCFDLQTRSIRYVLEGDYRYQPSVANGILYVINGGVIEARDEINGELLWEYSVEDDFIGEIIATDSHLFAKTSTQTHVISPYTLETVRTYPFVGHMALSDERLYISHENYLTAISAPSSKTLQLLGLEIRGSEEINCYSTESYQAVAVYEGGHEFDVTEEVDWIMDPNMPEGLAIMDPPAKITTFDQVGVTKLAAKYTKNGQSASTVKTIEIVHPEMTYYVDGQVGDDAGYGISEDEPFATIQRAIEEAWDGDTVSVAGGMVYEESIDFLGKAIHVKSSGMPAELFGGALAPVDESVTAASSTSRALTCATFDGYEGRDSVLENFIVSGSMNGIFCGTGSPTIRNCTLVRNGYGLSIWQAGNPLIENCISWGNSIADIYGGGEVRYSCIERGSPGETNITDEPAFVDLAGQDYHLRSERGRYDPAVEKWVLDDVTSPCIDAGDPTANPSDERMPNGGRINMGAYGGMYYASMNEWAMSQDFNRDGIVDMADLAIFASAWLERMDWHE, encoded by the coding sequence ATGAGAGTCAGAGTGTTATTTGCTGTGATGGTTTTTGTATGTGTTTCATGGGGCGGTGTTTTGGCTGCAGAGTCGGCCGAGTCGCAAACTGATTACAGTGGCGATCAGGTGTTTGCAGAACCTACCGGAGAAGGTGCTTCGCTTCTGGAGGGCTATTTTGAGTGCAGTCCTTACACAATTGACAAGATTTGCATGGATACAACAACCAGCACGCAGAACTACCGTTCTGGTTATGCGTTTCGTATAGCGGAAGATGTAGATAAGTTTGTTCTTAGCAACGGATCTGAAATCGAAAGAACTTCGGGCAACAGCATATTGAATCGTGTCTTTTTTGATAGTGTCGATGTTGACGGTCCGACCATCACATATCACATGAGGTCTACGGGACATTTTTACAGCATCTCGGTTTTTTCGGAAGAGCATCAGATTGTCGGTTTTTCGTTGCATTTTGCAGGCCCTATGAAACTTGTTGCGACGGAGGGGTCGACCACGGGTACTCTGAGCGGTGAGCTTTTTGTATATGATGATAATGTAAACAACTATTCGGGCAACAGGTTTCATTATCTCTCTGCGCCGAAGGGTTCCAGAATACCTATAAGTCTCGATTTTACGGTGTTGTATGGTGAGAAGTTCACCGCTGATCTTTTTGACAGCAATTTTGTATACAAGGTTAGCAATATTGAAGTAGATTGTGATGATGTGATCGAGTATCCGGCTTTGGACGGAGTGAGAATAATCGGGCCTGCTGTTGTGCCTGAAGACAGTTGTATAGAGTACAGACCTTTTGCGATATATGCTAATAATGCGATCAGTCCGATCTCAGGCAAGGCTCAGTGGAGTTGTTCAGATAGTGGTGTGGGAGGATTTAATAAGCCCGATATGCTTGCGACCTATCCTCTCGATACAACAGTTGAGACCACAATCTCAGCAAGCTATTGTGCCGGAGAAGCTAATCGCACAGGGGAACTGAGTGTTACGTGTGTTCCCAAAGATGAAGGTCCGACAAATACGAGTTGGCCAATGTATCAGGCAAATCCCAAACACAATAGTTATTTGCCGGTAACGATAGATGTTCAATCCATGCAGGAGCTTTGGACCACCAGGATAGGTACAAGGGGTTATATAAACAGGATAACTGCTGCTGATGGCCGGGTATATACTTCCCGTCAGGGAGAACGCCTCGATATTGTAGATGGAACTACAGGGGCTGTTTTATGGTCCGAGTTTTTCAGTCAGAACCAGGGGTCTTTTCCAAGCTATGCCAACGGTATCGTATATGAACAGATAGGCAACAGCTCTTCAGATACGTGGCTAGTGGCTTATGATGCAAAGAGCGGTGAAAACATTTTTAAGAGCCCTCATGGAGCACAATGGCAAAACTATTATGCGCCGACTCCATATGACGGATATGTTTATTTAAACGGCGGAACTTACGGTGGATGCATTAGCTTTGATGCGACGACTGGGGAACGACAATGGTTTGCAGAACTGCCGATGTATGATCAATGGACGCCGGCAGTTGATGGCAGCTTTGTTTACGCATATCTGGGTGACACTCCCAGCTATGAAGCAGGTTTATATGTATTAGATCGGGAGTCGGGTTTATTAGCGTACAGAATTAAGGATCCCGATTTTTTCTCATATGCCAGAGAAATGTACTGTGCCCCTGTGCTTGGAGGAGATGGCAATGTCTTTGGTTTGGATCGTTTCATTTCCGATACCGTGAGTCGGATAGTTTGTTTTGATCTGCAAACCAGATCTATTCGCTACGTTCTTGAAGGAGACTATAGGTACCAGCCTTCAGTTGCGAACGGTATTCTGTATGTAATAAACGGCGGTGTGATCGAAGCCCGGGACGAGATCAATGGTGAGCTACTTTGGGAATACAGCGTTGAAGATGACTTTATCGGTGAAATTATTGCCACAGATTCGCACCTTTTTGCAAAGACATCGACGCAAACGCATGTAATTTCGCCTTACACTTTGGAAACAGTTCGGACTTATCCTTTTGTGGGCCACATGGCACTTAGCGACGAGCGACTTTACATATCGCATGAAAATTATCTGACTGCCATATCGGCACCGAGCAGTAAGACTTTGCAACTGCTTGGTTTGGAGATTCGTGGGTCCGAAGAAATCAATTGTTATTCGACGGAAAGTTACCAGGCTGTGGCAGTTTATGAAGGGGGACATGAATTCGATGTGACCGAAGAAGTTGATTGGATCATGGACCCCAATATGCCTGAGGGTCTTGCTATTATGGATCCGCCGGCTAAGATCACAACTTTCGATCAGGTCGGGGTCACAAAGCTGGCGGCGAAATATACTAAAAACGGACAGTCAGCATCAACGGTAAAAACCATCGAAATCGTGCACCCGGAGATGACTTATTATGTCGATGGGCAGGTTGGTGATGATGCCGGGTATGGGATCAGTGAGGATGAGCCTTTTGCTACGATTCAGCGGGCGATCGAGGAGGCCTGGGACGGGGATACTGTTTCGGTTGCCGGGGGTATGGTTTACGAGGAGTCGATCGATTTTCTGGGCAAGGCGATCCATGTCAAATCCAGCGGGATGCCGGCGGAGCTGTTCGGCGGGGCGCTGGCGCCGGTTGACGAATCGGTTACGGCAGCTTCGAGCACTTCACGTGCGTTGACTTGTGCGACGTTTGATGGTTATGAGGGCAGAGACAGCGTGCTCGAGAATTTCATTGTCAGCGGATCGATGAACGGGATCTTCTGCGGGACGGGCTCGCCTACGATCCGTAACTGCACACTTGTTCGCAATGGGTACGGGCTGAGCATCTGGCAGGCGGGCAATCCGCTGATCGAGAACTGCATCAGTTGGGGCAACAGTATTGCGGACATTTACGGCGGCGGCGAGGTGCGCTACAGTTGTATTGAAAGGGGTTCGCCGGGCGAGACAAATATCACGGATGAGCCCGCCTTCGTCGATCTGGCAGGTCAGGACTATCATCTGCGATCCGAGCGGGGCAGGTATGACCCTGCTGTCGAGAAGTGGGTGCTGGATGACGTTACCAGTCCATGCATTGATGCGGGTGATCCGACGGCAAATCCTTCAGATGAAAGGATGCCGAACGGCGGCAGGATCAATATGGGTGCGTACGGCGGGATGTATTATGCGAGCATGAATGAATGGGCAATGAGCCAGGACTTCAACAGGGACGGGATTGTGGATATGGCCGACCTGGCGATATTCGCATCGGCGTGGCTGGAGCGTATGGACTGGCATGAATGA
- a CDS encoding type II secretion system protein: MARSVRAFTLIELLVVISIMGLILAIMLPALAEVKDKAYQTVCSSNLKQYGIAVNAYAAGNGGELPRPDNWLYSEKAVEEYFALRGSNACRWHDAEIEPDGLLWPYLKAEKVHVCPSFERFAKSEGSGHAGHDASVPIDVRYSYAMNGYLGTRSVWWRNDPTPGSVKDNPTCGVVRLSALKRPGSTILFTEETLEPIDGVSRYGINDNVMLARWYPLGREDYCDAASGYHSMKNGDPATGRANTVFADGSASNLDVSEAFEFAYPFSVTRDMRR, encoded by the coding sequence ATGGCAAGGAGCGTTAGGGCATTTACGCTGATAGAGCTTTTGGTGGTGATATCCATCATGGGGCTGATCCTTGCGATCATGCTGCCGGCGCTGGCAGAGGTGAAGGACAAGGCCTATCAGACGGTTTGCAGCTCTAATCTCAAGCAGTATGGTATTGCCGTTAACGCATATGCAGCGGGGAACGGGGGTGAGCTTCCCAGGCCTGACAACTGGCTTTATTCTGAGAAGGCCGTGGAGGAATATTTTGCTCTGCGGGGGAGCAATGCGTGCCGATGGCATGACGCGGAGATCGAGCCGGACGGATTGCTTTGGCCGTACCTGAAGGCGGAGAAGGTGCATGTGTGTCCGTCTTTCGAACGGTTCGCGAAAAGTGAAGGTTCGGGTCATGCGGGTCATGATGCTTCGGTCCCGATAGATGTTCGTTACAGTTATGCGATGAACGGGTATCTTGGTACGCGTTCGGTGTGGTGGCGGAACGATCCGACGCCGGGCAGTGTGAAGGACAATCCTACTTGCGGGGTGGTGAGGCTTTCGGCATTGAAAAGGCCCGGTTCGACTATTCTTTTCACAGAGGAAACTTTGGAGCCGATCGATGGGGTTTCGAGGTACGGGATAAATGACAATGTCATGCTTGCGCGGTGGTATCCGCTTGGGCGGGAGGACTATTGTGATGCCGCTTCGGGGTATCACAGTATGAAAAACGGGGATCCGGCGACGGGCAGGGCGAACACGGTTTTTGCTGACGGCTCAGCGAGTAATCTGGATGTGTCCGAAGCTTTTGAGTTTGCGTATCCGTTCAGTGTGACCCGTGATATGAGGCGTTGA
- a CDS encoding winged helix-turn-helix domain-containing protein — translation MHISEIKYGDLQKLKEKAQIETNAKQRDRYRVVALALEGWQTKAIMTKLDRSKNFVQRWCYFYRDGGIEAIAPKRQSGRPTKLPRKKEPELIKRIQDGPTDSDGGVCVLRGRDIRRILEREFGVKYSLFGVYDLMHRLGLSCLKPRPKHRKNDPEKMQQWLEQAPFLSKKSEQKTPKRKLRSGSRTKCE, via the coding sequence ATGCACATCAGTGAGATCAAGTACGGTGACCTGCAAAAGTTAAAAGAAAAAGCTCAGATTGAAACCAATGCAAAGCAGCGAGATCGATATCGGGTGGTAGCCCTGGCATTGGAGGGATGGCAAACAAAAGCGATCATGACAAAACTTGATCGCAGCAAAAACTTCGTTCAGCGATGGTGTTATTTCTACCGTGATGGCGGCATTGAGGCTATCGCACCAAAACGTCAAAGCGGCAGGCCTACAAAACTGCCACGCAAAAAAGAGCCTGAGTTGATCAAGCGAATTCAAGATGGACCAACCGATTCAGACGGTGGTGTATGTGTGCTACGCGGCAGAGACATAAGACGGATTCTTGAAAGAGAATTTGGCGTAAAATATTCGCTCTTCGGCGTCTATGATCTAATGCATAGATTGGGGCTTTCATGTCTAAAACCAAGGCCTAAGCACCGAAAGAACGATCCGGAAAAAATGCAGCAGTGGTTGGAGCAAGCCCCCTTTTTGTCCAAAAAGTCCGAACAGAAAACCCCGAAAAGAAAATTGAGATCTGGTTCCAGGACGAAGTGCGAATAG
- a CDS encoding IS630 family transposase → MVGASPLFVQKVRTENPEKKIEIWFQDEVRIGQQGTLTNVWAPKGSRPTAVKQTEYDWVYIFGAVNPVNGKSSAVITPTVNTDYMNHHLRFISEEAGKDVHVVLVLDQAGWHIAKQLVVPKNISLLHLPAYSPELNPIERLWAYMKSHYLSNRIYKNYEEIFNAGTVAWNNITSEMFCSICNTEWTKHEN, encoded by the coding sequence GTGGTTGGAGCAAGCCCCCTTTTTGTCCAAAAAGTCCGAACAGAAAACCCCGAAAAGAAAATTGAGATCTGGTTCCAGGACGAAGTGCGAATAGGCCAGCAAGGAACACTGACCAATGTTTGGGCTCCAAAAGGATCCAGGCCTACAGCAGTAAAGCAGACCGAGTATGATTGGGTATATATTTTTGGAGCTGTCAATCCTGTCAATGGCAAATCGTCGGCTGTGATTACTCCGACTGTTAACACTGATTATATGAATCACCACCTGAGATTTATAAGCGAGGAGGCAGGCAAAGATGTACATGTGGTTCTGGTTCTTGATCAGGCTGGTTGGCATATCGCTAAACAGTTGGTTGTGCCGAAGAATATCAGCCTGCTTCACCTGCCTGCATACAGTCCGGAATTGAATCCGATAGAACGTCTTTGGGCCTATATGAAGAGTCACTACTTGAGCAACCGCATTTACAAAAATTATGAGGAAATATTCAACGCAGGAACAGTTGCATGGAACAATATAACCTCAGAAATGTTCTGCTCAATATGCAATACTGAATGGACTAAGCATGAGAATTAA
- a CDS encoding sensor histidine kinase yields MHDKAAAQQVNRLISDEVGQEVSFITASVKKLDSLQRGLLALSRLGRVELDKDLIDMDELVKKIFTLQEEQVLAAKAEIDIDHLPNCCGDQQLISEVFSALLDNALKYLDPQRKGLIRISGHARDGMCRYSVRDNGIGISPEHQKKIFEVFHRLTPNGDTMGRGLGLTLARRIVLRHKGHIWVQSQEGQGSTFWVELPAADTQNKTAH; encoded by the coding sequence TTGCACGATAAAGCTGCGGCCCAACAAGTCAACCGGCTCATCTCCGATGAAGTCGGGCAGGAGGTCTCGTTTATAACCGCCAGCGTCAAAAAGCTCGATTCACTGCAAAGAGGGCTTCTGGCACTTTCACGATTGGGTAGAGTCGAACTGGATAAGGACCTGATCGACATGGACGAACTTGTCAAAAAAATATTCACCCTGCAGGAAGAACAGGTCCTGGCCGCAAAAGCAGAGATTGATATCGATCATTTGCCCAACTGCTGCGGCGACCAGCAGCTTATCAGCGAAGTCTTCTCAGCCCTGCTGGACAACGCTCTCAAGTATCTCGATCCGCAGCGAAAAGGGCTAATACGCATCTCCGGACATGCGAGGGACGGCATGTGCAGATACTCCGTCAGGGATAACGGCATTGGAATATCGCCGGAGCATCAGAAAAAAATATTTGAAGTTTTTCACCGCCTCACTCCAAATGGCGACACGATGGGCAGAGGCCTGGGTTTGACCCTTGCTCGCCGAATAGTACTGAGACACAAAGGTCATATCTGGGTGCAATCACAAGAAGGACAAGGCAGCACTTTCTGGGTCGAATTACCCGCAGCAGACACACAAAATAAAACCGCCCACTAA
- a CDS encoding TSUP family transporter, with amino-acid sequence MPEITITDYIILAFAGLLAGFVDSIAGGGGIITVPALMAVGIPPHFALGTNKLQASFGSFTASAHYIRKNLANLRDCIAGVLFTAIGAALGTWTVQQISPAFLQAAIPLMLVAIFLYLIFSPDFGTLDKHPVMHTQAFYFTAGLALGFYDGFFGPGVGSFWTFVFVLLMGMNLRTATAHTKIMNFTSNIISLVVFIAGGHVLFTAGLIMAIGQLIGATAGSHLVITRGVKFVRIFFLTVVALTIIKLIYDTYLAPAL; translated from the coding sequence GTGCCCGAAATCACGATCACAGACTACATAATCCTCGCATTCGCGGGCCTGCTCGCCGGCTTCGTCGACTCCATCGCAGGCGGCGGAGGCATCATCACCGTCCCCGCCCTCATGGCCGTCGGCATCCCACCGCACTTCGCACTCGGCACCAACAAGCTCCAGGCCTCCTTCGGCAGCTTCACCGCATCCGCCCACTACATCCGCAAAAACCTCGCAAACCTCCGCGACTGCATTGCCGGCGTCCTCTTCACCGCAATCGGAGCCGCACTCGGCACCTGGACCGTCCAGCAGATCTCCCCCGCCTTCCTCCAGGCCGCCATCCCCCTCATGCTCGTCGCCATCTTCCTCTACCTAATATTCTCCCCCGACTTCGGCACCCTCGACAAACACCCCGTCATGCACACCCAGGCATTCTACTTCACTGCAGGCCTCGCCCTCGGCTTCTACGACGGCTTCTTCGGCCCAGGCGTCGGCAGCTTCTGGACATTCGTCTTCGTCCTGCTCATGGGCATGAACCTCCGCACCGCCACCGCCCACACCAAGATCATGAACTTCACCAGCAACATAATCTCACTCGTCGTCTTCATCGCAGGCGGCCACGTCCTCTTCACCGCCGGCCTGATCATGGCCATAGGCCAACTCATCGGCGCCACCGCCGGCTCACACCTCGTCATCACCCGAGGCGTCAAATTCGTCCGCATATTCTTCCTCACCGTCGTCGCCCTCACCATTATCAAGCTCATCTACGACACCTACCTCGCCCCGGCCCTCTGA
- a CDS encoding putative quinol monooxygenase, whose translation MNGQEVTVIAELKAKKGKEEDLRQFLLGLIEPSRADQGCIAYFLHESAEEPGLFMFYERWENGEMLESHIQQPHLQALMDKSDELLAEPLDVTSWKRLA comes from the coding sequence GTGAACGGACAGGAAGTCACAGTCATCGCCGAACTCAAAGCAAAAAAGGGCAAAGAAGAAGACCTGCGTCAGTTCCTGCTCGGCCTCATCGAACCCAGCCGAGCCGACCAGGGCTGCATAGCATATTTCCTCCACGAAAGCGCCGAAGAACCAGGCCTGTTCATGTTCTACGAGCGCTGGGAAAACGGCGAAATGCTCGAATCGCACATCCAGCAGCCCCACCTCCAGGCCCTCATGGACAAATCCGACGAACTACTCGCCGAACCACTGGACGTCACAAGCTGGAAACGCCTCGCATAA